Proteins from a single region of Struthio camelus isolate bStrCam1 chromosome W, bStrCam1.hap1, whole genome shotgun sequence:
- the LOC104140649 gene encoding LOW QUALITY PROTEIN: recQ-mediated genome instability protein 1 (The sequence of the model RefSeq protein was modified relative to this genomic sequence to represent the inferred CDS: inserted 4 bases in 3 codons; deleted 3 bases in 2 codons; substituted 2 bases at 2 genomic stop codons), with product MSTSNIAARVETWLSSTCHVRVPLTWLEACINWIQEEKSSSNLSQAQINRQIFEQWLLIDLRDLEYSILPDCILDASKGELSSFYSIQIDSLVDVSQPVYSQLXKLRGKSIVNEKVTANTQAFXKPWEAKPTRMLMLQLPDGVHQIQGMEYQPVPVLHSNLPPGTKITVQGDIAYHLGVLLLKPENVKLLGSEVDALLEEHTQERVLARLIGEAENPNPVGRTDHEQIVPRPVDELGQTLGPSDEELLASLEENDEFTLNDETLLESGYCSRSNNFSTISGSLSGSVLQQEFESPFPHSDDQISHPVEYADDFLNDFPLEGDLLLEEVPPVVRNRNIGLVTERLAHMSRSSCNSSSNGTYETNDKXNRDKPVEATSKQNTSLPKVSTGXTSNSSQHNSVHQTNSSADFSLDNTPEERHNDIDLAESRNKSQITSDSRLLNSEPVCFSKTDPEADQQKHDIQIFPGNAHDLDLDSPPFTYISVLLAKNPETVTVLKVRCFIVTLTGKLTSSNGSWGIKAKICDGSAYLEVDFADDILTSLIGFSVPEMNILKKDPTSHAKLKDGLEKCQRQXDLCCLMTIELNSFQSKATVLILHDADARHLEQLKKCLYK from the exons atgtCTACATCTAACATTGCAGCAAGAGTGGAAACTTGGCTTTCATCCACATGTCACGTTAGAGTTCCTTTGACATGGCTGGAAGCATGTATTAATTGgatccaggaagaaaaaagcagtagtaACTTAAGTCAAGCTCAGATTAACAGACAGATATTTGAGCAATGGCTTCTTATAGATCTAAGAGATTTGGAATATTCCATTTTGCCTGATTGCATCTTGGATGCCTCCAAAGGAGAATTGTCTAGCTTCTACTCAATACAGATTGATTCTCTAGTTGATGTTAGCCAACCAGTATATTCCCAGTTGTAGAAGCTAAGAGGAAAAAGTATTGTAAATGAAAAAGTAACAGCCAACACTCAGGCATTCTAAAAGCCCTGGGAAGCAAAGCCTACTCGAATGCTGATGCTGCAACTACCTGATGGGGTACATCAAATTCAGGGCATGGAATATCAACCAGTCCCTGTCCTCCATAGTAATCTTCCTCcaggaaca aaaatcactgtacAGGGTGATATTGCATATCATCTTGGAGTCCTTTTGCTTAAACCAGAAAATGTAAAATTGTTGGGGAGTGAAGTGGATGCTCTTCTAGAGGAGCATACTCAGGAAAGAGTCCTTGCTAGATTAATTGGAGAAGCTGAGAACCCTAATCCTGTTGGACGAACTGATCATGAACAAATTGTTCCAAGGCCTGTAGATGAATTAGGGCAAACTCTAGGCCCTTCAGATGAAGAGCTTTTAGCCAGTCTTGAGGAAAATGATGAATTCACTTTAAATGATGAAACACTTTTAGAGAGTGGGTATTGCAGTAGAAGCAATAATTTTAGCACAATCTCAGGTTCACTTAGTGGAAGTGTTTTGCAACAAGAATTTGAAAGTCCTTTTCCTCATTCAGATGACCAAATTTCACATCCCGTGGAATATGCTGAtgactttttaaatgactttccTTTGGAAGGTGATTTGCTTCTGGAAGAAGTGCCACCAGTGGTCAGGAACAGAAACATAGGTTTAGTTACTGAGAGACTTGCACATATGTCTAGAAGCTCATGCAATTCATCTTCAAATGGCACTTATGAAACAAATGATAA AAACAGAGATAAACCTGTAGAAGCTACCAGTAAGCAAAATACTTCTCTTCCAAAAGTATCTACTG GTACAAGTAACTCTTCACAGCATAATAGCGTACATCAGACCAACAGTTCTGCAGATTTCTCTTTGGATAATACTCCTGAAGAAAGGCACAATGATATAGATCTAGCTGAGAGCAGAAATAAATCTCAGATCACTTCTGACAGCAGGCTGCTAAACAGTGAGCCAGTATGTTTCTCAAAAACTGACCCAGAGGCAGATCAGCAGAAGCACGATATACAAATCTTTCCTGGCAA TGCTCATGATCTTGATTTAGATTCTCCACCTTTCACATACATTTCTGTTCTCCTtgcaaaaaacccagaaactgtTACAGTTCTGAAAGTCAGATGTTTTATTGTAACTCTTACTGGAAAGCTCACAAGCAGCAATGGGTCCTGGGGTATAAAGGCAAAAATTTGTGATGGTTCGGCTTATCTAGAAGTAGATTTTGCTGATGATATTCTGACAAGTTTGATTGGATTTTCAGTGCCTGAAatgaatatactg aaaaaagatcCTACTTCACATGCAAAGCTTAAGGATGGTTTAGAAAAATGTCAAAGAC TAGATCTCTGTTGTTTGATGACTATAGAGCTTAATTCTTTTCAGTCTAAAGCCACTGTATTAATTCTACATGATGCTGATGCAAGGCATCTGGAACAATTGAAGAAATGTTTGTATAAATAA